In Quercus lobata isolate SW786 chromosome 12, ValleyOak3.0 Primary Assembly, whole genome shotgun sequence, a genomic segment contains:
- the LOC115972134 gene encoding cadmium-induced protein AS8 isoform X3, with amino-acid sequence MEVLMIIKGVFRRYERWNPVHPTSGAFWGMGIGIGCGVGWGPGFGPEAIGYVGSGCGVGFCVGITLVGFGIGLPANGLYEVPYNAVMATGSGAMELARSSGLVTKDIVGDGWNNIAPRISGLQTEAYRRFSSFKQKCCSDKEFDLFDRNSKLPAFTRSISESLGTFGGRFFHPRKGSG; translated from the exons GTCCTAATGATTATTAAAGGGGTATTCAGGAGATATGAAAGATGGAACCCTGTGCATCCAACATCTGGAGCCTTTTGGGGCATGGGAATAGGCATTGGTTGTGGTGTTGGATGGGGCCCTGGTTTTGGCCCTGAGGCAATTGGTTATGTTGGCTCAGGCTGTGGTGTTGGATTTTGCGTTGGTATAACTCTGGTTGGTTTTGGCATTGGCCTACCTGCAAATGGCCTCTATGAAGTTCCTTACAATG CTGTTATGGCTACAGGAAGTGGTGCAATGGAATTAGCCCGTTCTAGTGGTCTTGTCACGAAAGATATTGTAGGGGATGGCTGGAATAACATTGCACCTCGCATCTCTGGTCTGCAAACAGAAGCATATAGAAGATTCTCTAGCTTTAAGCAGAAATGTTGCTCGGACAAAGAGTTTGATTTATTTGACAGGAACAGCAAGCTGCCAGCCTTTACTAGGTCTATTTCAGAAAGTTTAGGAACATTTGGTGGTCGCTTCTTCCACCCTCGCAAAG